Proteins from a genomic interval of Stenotrophomonas sp. 24(2023):
- the rlmJ gene encoding 23S rRNA (adenine(2030)-N(6))-methyltransferase RlmJ, whose translation MNYRHAFHAGNHADVLKHIVQLALIDSFKRKDSPFFILDTHGGAGRYLLASEESRKTLEAESGIVRLMAQPTLPEVVERYLKAVQADNPVGALITYPGSPLLSAQAMRAQDRMAVCELQEPEAAALKTLFAHDNRVGVHPGDGYGQLRALLPPKVNGTKIGRGLVLIDPPYEAQDAEYQAILAALAETLARWPQATCAVWFPIKQRRTILHFLRKATALPVKSAMTIEFLVRPDDSPLRLNGSGMLLLNAPWQFDRVIGPALPALRQYLGEPGATTRLDWLKAPE comes from the coding sequence ATGAACTACCGCCACGCCTTCCATGCCGGCAACCATGCCGACGTGCTCAAGCACATCGTCCAGCTGGCCTTGATCGACAGCTTCAAGCGCAAGGACTCGCCCTTCTTCATCCTCGACACCCACGGCGGTGCCGGGCGCTACCTGCTGGCCAGCGAGGAAAGCCGCAAGACGCTGGAGGCCGAATCGGGCATCGTGCGGCTGATGGCCCAGCCGACGCTGCCCGAGGTGGTCGAGCGCTACCTCAAGGCCGTGCAGGCCGACAATCCGGTCGGTGCGCTGATCACCTACCCCGGCTCGCCGCTGCTGAGCGCCCAGGCCATGCGCGCACAGGACCGCATGGCGGTGTGCGAGCTGCAGGAGCCGGAAGCGGCCGCGCTGAAGACCCTGTTCGCCCATGACAACCGGGTGGGCGTGCACCCCGGCGATGGCTACGGCCAGCTGCGTGCCCTGCTGCCGCCGAAGGTCAACGGCACCAAGATCGGCCGCGGGCTGGTGCTGATCGACCCGCCCTACGAGGCGCAGGACGCCGAGTACCAGGCCATCCTGGCGGCACTGGCCGAAACCCTGGCACGCTGGCCACAGGCCACCTGCGCGGTGTGGTTCCCGATCAAGCAGCGCCGCACCATCCTGCACTTCCTGCGCAAGGCCACCGCCCTGCCGGTGAAATCGGCGATGACCATTGAATTCCTGGTGCGCCCGGACGACTCCCCGCTGCGCCTGAATGGCAGTGGCATGCTGCTGCTCAACGCACCCTGGCAGTTCGACCGGGTGATCGGCCCGGCCCTGCCCGCCCTGCGCCAGTACCTGGGCGAACCGGGGGCCACCACCCGCCTGGACTGGCTCAAAGCCCCCGAATGA
- the creB gene encoding two-component system response regulator CreB: MTTPVARVLVVEDEAAIAQTILYALRSEGYAAEHCLLGGQALQLLHGGQHDLVVLDVGLPDLGGFEVCRRLRALPGPAGQLPVIFLTARNDEVDRVMGLELGADDYMTKPFSPRELVARVRARLRRTPQAAAAAAQGWQQHGAFAIDREGRRIRYGDQPLDLTRYEYALLEALLQRPGAILSRAQLMDRGWDSTADSADRTVDTHIKTLRAKLRAAGAVADPIRTHRGVGYALEI; encoded by the coding sequence ATGACGACGCCTGTTGCCCGGGTCCTGGTGGTCGAGGACGAAGCGGCCATCGCCCAGACCATCCTGTATGCCCTGCGCAGCGAGGGCTATGCCGCCGAGCACTGCCTGCTGGGTGGCCAGGCCCTGCAGCTGCTGCACGGAGGGCAGCACGACCTGGTGGTGCTGGACGTGGGCCTGCCCGACCTGGGCGGTTTCGAGGTGTGTCGGCGCCTGCGCGCTCTGCCCGGGCCGGCCGGGCAGCTGCCGGTGATCTTCCTGACCGCCCGCAACGATGAGGTGGACCGGGTGATGGGCCTGGAGCTGGGGGCGGACGACTACATGACCAAGCCCTTTTCCCCGCGCGAGCTGGTGGCGCGGGTGCGCGCACGCCTGCGCCGCACCCCGCAGGCCGCCGCTGCGGCCGCCCAGGGATGGCAGCAGCACGGGGCCTTCGCCATCGACCGTGAGGGCCGGCGGATCCGCTACGGCGACCAGCCGCTGGACCTGACCCGCTACGAATATGCGCTGTTGGAAGCGCTGCTGCAGCGCCCCGGTGCGATCCTCAGCCGGGCCCAGCTGATGGACCGGGGCTGGGACAGTACCGCCGACAGTGCCGACCGTACCGTGGACACCCACATCAAGACGCTGCGCGCCAAGCTGCGCGCGGCCGGTGCGGTGGCCGATCCGATCCGCACCCACCGGGGCGTGGGTTACGCGCTGGAGATCTGA